A portion of the Candidatus Schekmanbacteria bacterium genome contains these proteins:
- a CDS encoding pyruvate ferredoxin oxidoreductase (catalyzes the formation of acetyl-CoA from pyruvate and coenzyme A): protein MASLKELSKKKDLLTSGHRLCSGCGVSIAVRQILLAAENPVVVSSATGCLEVATTIFPYTAWKPSFIHSAFENSAATISGVEAMYKSLQRQGKIPEGKKIDFIAFGGDGGTYDIGLQSLSGALERGHRFLYVCYNNEAYMNTGIQRSSATPYGANTTTRPVGKKSFGKSVDRKDLTQIAIAHKIPYAAQASPSHWNDLVTKVRKALNCGGASFMNVIANCNRGWRNDTGKAVEMCRLAVQTCYWPLYEVENGKLKINLKPKEKKPITEFIKDQGRFAHLKRPENQHVVEELQHMVDHDWEHLLALEKLEA, encoded by the coding sequence ATGGCAAGTCTAAAAGAACTATCAAAAAAGAAAGACCTTCTTACGTCCGGGCACAGGCTTTGTTCAGGATGCGGTGTTTCCATAGCCGTAAGGCAGATACTTCTTGCCGCTGAAAATCCTGTTGTGGTTTCATCTGCGACCGGGTGCCTTGAAGTGGCAACTACGATTTTTCCCTATACTGCATGGAAACCGAGCTTCATTCACAGCGCTTTTGAAAACTCAGCGGCAACAATATCCGGTGTCGAGGCGATGTACAAATCACTTCAGAGGCAGGGGAAAATACCTGAAGGGAAGAAAATAGATTTTATAGCTTTCGGCGGTGACGGCGGGACTTACGACATAGGGCTTCAGTCTCTTTCAGGCGCACTTGAACGCGGCCACAGGTTCCTTTATGTCTGTTACAATAACGAAGCATATATGAATACAGGTATTCAGCGCTCCAGTGCTACACCTTACGGAGCGAATACAACAACAAGACCGGTAGGAAAGAAAAGCTTCGGAAAGAGCGTGGACAGAAAAGACCTCACCCAGATAGCGATTGCACACAAAATTCCATACGCAGCACAGGCATCTCCGAGCCACTGGAATGACCTTGTGACCAAGGTGAGGAAAGCTCTTAACTGCGGCGGAGCAAGCTTTATGAATGTCATAGCAAACTGCAACCGCGGATGGAGGAACGACACAGGCAAGGCTGTTGAAATGTGCAGGCTTGCAGTGCAGACCTGCTACTGGCCATTGTATGAGGTCGAAAACGGAAAGCTCAAGATCAACTTGAAGCCGAAAGAAAAAAAGCCAATAACGGAATTTATAAAAGACCAGGGAAGGTTCGCACATCTCAAACGTCCGGAAAACCAGCATGTTGTCGAAGAACTCCAGCATATGGTTGACCATGATTGGGAACATCTTCTTGCTCTGGAGAAGCTGGAAGCTTAG
- the porA gene encoding pyruvate ferredoxin oxidoreductase, which translates to MAKLVSMTGNQAVAECMRQINPDVVAAYPITPSTEIMQIFSEFVADGAVDTELVTVESEHSAMSACIGAAAAGGRVMTATSACGLALMWEMLPIASVMRLPIVMTVVNRALSAPINIHCDHSDSMGCRDSGWIQIYSENAQEVYHNVIQAIKISQREGVWLPIMVCVDGFIISHSIESIELLEDEKVKDFIGEFKPRLPLLDLDHPVTYGPLDLQDYYMEHKKQFDDALRNSKETVIEVAKEFKKEFGYDYGLIDKYKLDDAEVAIVVLNSAAGTGKHVVNKLREKGVKAGLLRIRLYRPFPYEEIRDALKNVKAVAVMDRAVSYGAQGPLFPEITAALYDSPSRPKLKNIIYGLGGRDISIEEIEDIFCSLDDVVRTGKVGNVYQWIGVREDNKR; encoded by the coding sequence ATGGCAAAACTTGTTTCAATGACAGGGAATCAGGCTGTAGCTGAATGTATGAGGCAGATAAACCCGGATGTAGTTGCTGCCTATCCTATAACTCCTTCAACGGAGATAATGCAGATATTCTCGGAGTTTGTGGCTGACGGTGCTGTTGATACTGAGCTCGTGACTGTTGAAAGCGAGCACAGTGCAATGAGCGCCTGTATAGGTGCGGCGGCGGCGGGAGGTAGGGTCATGACGGCGACTTCTGCATGCGGGCTCGCACTTATGTGGGAGATGCTTCCAATCGCATCGGTGATGAGGCTCCCGATAGTTATGACAGTCGTAAACCGCGCGCTTTCTGCGCCAATCAACATCCACTGCGACCACTCAGACAGTATGGGGTGCAGGGATTCGGGCTGGATACAAATCTATTCCGAGAATGCTCAGGAGGTTTACCATAATGTCATACAGGCAATAAAGATAAGCCAGAGGGAAGGCGTGTGGCTTCCTATAATGGTCTGTGTTGATGGATTTATCATCAGCCATTCCATTGAGTCCATCGAGCTTCTTGAAGATGAAAAAGTTAAGGACTTTATTGGCGAATTTAAACCGCGTCTTCCGCTCCTTGATCTGGATCACCCTGTGACATATGGGCCGCTTGATCTTCAGGATTATTACATGGAGCACAAAAAGCAGTTTGATGATGCTTTGAGGAATTCCAAAGAAACAGTCATCGAAGTGGCAAAGGAGTTTAAAAAAGAATTTGGCTACGACTATGGATTGATAGATAAATACAAGCTTGATGATGCTGAAGTGGCAATAGTCGTTCTTAATTCTGCCGCAGGGACTGGCAAGCATGTTGTAAACAAGCTTAGGGAAAAAGGGGTAAAGGCAGGGTTGCTGAGGATAAGACTTTACCGCCCGTTCCCTTATGAAGAGATAAGAGATGCGTTGAAGAATGTAAAAGCTGTGGCAGTGATGGACAGGGCAGTATCTTACGGTGCGCAGGGGCCGTTATTCCCTGAGATTACTGCAGCGCTTTATGATTCTCCTTCACGTCCTAAATTGAAAAATATTATTTATGGTCTTGGCGGAAGGGATATAAGCATCGAGGAGATTGAGGATATATTCTGCTCACTTGATGATGTAGTGAGAACAGGCAAAGTTGGAAACGTCTATCAATGGATTGGTGTCAGAGAAGATAACAAGAGATAA
- a CDS encoding ferredoxin — MTLKNKEELALGGAIEEAGNAEGYETGGWRTYRPIWDFNKCTHCLTCWISCPDSCIIVENEKVKGADMRFCKGCGVCANECPTKINAITMVEEVTFHK; from the coding sequence ATGACATTAAAAAATAAAGAAGAGCTTGCTCTTGGCGGTGCTATTGAGGAAGCAGGGAATGCTGAAGGATATGAGACAGGGGGTTGGAGGACATACAGGCCTATATGGGATTTCAACAAATGTACCCATTGCCTTACATGCTGGATTAGCTGTCCTGATTCCTGCATAATAGTTGAGAATGAAAAAGTAAAAGGCGCAGATATGAGATTCTGCAAAGGATGCGGGGTCTGTGCCAATGAATGTCCAACGAAGATAAATGCAATTACGATGGTAGAGGAAGTAACATTCCATAAGTAA